In Rubrivirga marina, the following are encoded in one genomic region:
- a CDS encoding serine hydrolase domain-containing protein translates to MHSSLSLIALLLGFVVRAQPAPSADVVGALDRYVRAEMEARHIPGLALAVVQGDSVVYARGYGFADLAHRVLATDSTAFVIASITKTFTAVAVLSLVEEGRVALDDPIGRHVADLPEAWRGATVRQLLQQTSGINSFNAHDAPPCPSGATLGPGYTTRDALAEVACLPLDFAPGTDWSYSDSGYLLLGLLLETVSGQTYEGLLENRIFAPLGMTSTRLLDAGAIVPQLARGYTWEDGAFRNGPELIGAVEFSTGGLVSTVHDLARWAAALGSPRLLQAATWAEAWTPAPVGEAVYGMGFALRPVEGRRHVGHTGGGPSAATTLSVFPDDGLAVIVLTNADQPPFTIRDVGVGVARLFLD, encoded by the coding sequence ATGCACAGCAGCCTCTCGCTCATCGCGCTGCTTCTGGGGTTCGTCGTCCGCGCGCAGCCGGCTCCATCAGCGGACGTCGTGGGCGCGCTCGACCGATACGTCCGTGCCGAGATGGAGGCCCGGCACATCCCCGGCCTCGCGCTCGCTGTCGTCCAGGGCGACTCGGTCGTCTATGCCCGTGGCTATGGGTTCGCCGACCTCGCGCACCGCGTCCTGGCGACCGACTCGACCGCCTTTGTGATCGCCTCCATCACAAAGACGTTCACTGCGGTCGCCGTGCTGAGTCTGGTGGAGGAGGGGCGCGTGGCCCTCGACGACCCCATCGGCCGGCACGTCGCCGACCTGCCCGAGGCGTGGCGTGGCGCCACCGTCCGCCAGCTTCTCCAGCAGACGTCGGGCATCAACAGCTTCAACGCTCACGACGCTCCGCCATGTCCATCCGGGGCGACGCTGGGCCCGGGCTACACGACGCGCGACGCCCTCGCCGAGGTCGCTTGCCTCCCACTCGACTTCGCGCCCGGCACGGACTGGTCGTACAGCGACTCCGGCTACCTGCTGCTCGGCCTGCTCCTCGAGACGGTGTCGGGGCAGACGTACGAGGGCCTCCTAGAAAACCGGATCTTCGCGCCGCTCGGGATGACATCCACGCGGCTGCTAGATGCCGGGGCCATCGTTCCGCAACTCGCTCGCGGGTATACCTGGGAGGACGGAGCGTTCCGCAACGGCCCCGAACTCATCGGAGCCGTGGAGTTCTCGACCGGCGGTCTTGTCTCCACCGTCCACGATTTGGCCCGGTGGGCGGCGGCGCTCGGGTCGCCGCGGTTGCTCCAGGCGGCGACGTGGGCCGAGGCCTGGACGCCCGCGCCTGTCGGTGAGGCGGTGTACGGGATGGGCTTCGCGCTGCGACCGGTGGAGGGCCGTCGGCACGTCGGGCACACCGGCGGCGGGCCGAGCGCGGCGACGACCCTCTCCGTGTTCCCCGACGACGGGCTGGCGGTGATCGTGCTCACCAACGCCGACCAGCCGCCCTTCACCATCCGTGACGTCGGCGTCGGCGTCGCTCGCCTCTTCCTCGACTGA
- a CDS encoding HEAT repeat domain-containing protein, with the protein MRLPLTAALAVCTLVGAAHAQPDTFPRSTFLGAAPFAGTPDAPLRVSAAVVEALESPSDRVRTDALHAVATLGFVEGADIRPAVPALLSVYRTDADERLRVMALRALEASGDEAAMAALRAEVEAEVEQRGHPNVRRLLAAVLVDHYGTYALRHDPALMGLIEGALTERTP; encoded by the coding sequence ATGAGACTCCCCCTTACCGCAGCGCTCGCCGTCTGCACCCTCGTCGGGGCCGCCCACGCCCAACCCGACACGTTCCCCCGGTCCACCTTCCTGGGGGCCGCCCCGTTCGCCGGGACGCCCGACGCCCCCCTCCGCGTCAGCGCCGCCGTCGTGGAAGCGCTCGAGTCCCCGTCTGATCGCGTCCGTACCGACGCCCTCCACGCGGTCGCGACGCTCGGCTTCGTCGAGGGCGCCGACATCCGACCGGCGGTCCCGGCCCTCCTCTCCGTCTACCGGACCGACGCCGACGAGCGGCTCCGCGTCATGGCCCTCCGTGCGCTCGAGGCGTCGGGCGACGAGGCCGCCATGGCCGCGCTCCGCGCCGAAGTCGAGGCTGAGGTCGAGCAGCGGGGCCACCCGAACGTCCGACGCCTCCTCGCGGCGGTCCTCGTCGACCACTACGGGACGTACGCGCTCCGCCACGACCCGGCCCTGATGGGTCTGATCGAGGGGGCCCTCACCGAGAGGACTCCGTAG
- a CDS encoding amidohydrolase family protein has product MSMCPPAHLGPLTDEAGAPNLRLLLVGFLVFWGCVSPAAAQGAGRPILDMHLHARRADYIGPNPPPMCAPFATMPRWDNVLPIEDGLDFNAPPCEEPVFAPATDEGVLQETLDAMERYNIVGMVSGEPDLTAVWKAAAPDRVIVGLDLRVGVDDAQPHVAARTPDEVRALHASGAFEVLGEVMAQYEGIPADDPRLEPYWALAEELDVPVAIHLGAGGPADPYFGSPGYRARDSSPLRMEEVLVRHPRLRVYLMHAGYPFVDDLRALLFSHPQVYVDVGSIVYTEPRAAFYRFLQEVVEAGYGDRVMFGSDQMIWPGIIGPSVRAIEDAPFLSEVQKRDLFYHNAARFLRLDPETVARHHAR; this is encoded by the coding sequence ATGTCGATGTGCCCCCCCGCCCACCTCGGCCCACTCACCGACGAGGCCGGCGCCCCAAACCTCCGTCTGCTCCTCGTCGGCTTTCTCGTCTTTTGGGGGTGCGTCTCGCCAGCCGCCGCGCAGGGCGCCGGGCGCCCCATCCTGGACATGCACCTCCACGCTCGGCGCGCCGACTACATCGGGCCGAACCCGCCGCCGATGTGCGCGCCGTTCGCGACGATGCCGCGCTGGGACAACGTCCTGCCTATCGAGGACGGCCTCGACTTCAACGCGCCCCCCTGCGAGGAGCCGGTGTTCGCGCCGGCGACCGACGAGGGCGTCCTGCAGGAGACGCTGGACGCGATGGAGCGGTACAACATCGTGGGGATGGTCAGCGGTGAGCCCGACCTGACAGCGGTCTGGAAGGCCGCCGCGCCCGACCGCGTGATCGTCGGGCTCGACCTCCGCGTGGGCGTGGACGACGCGCAGCCCCACGTGGCGGCTCGGACGCCCGACGAGGTGCGGGCGCTCCACGCCAGCGGCGCCTTCGAGGTGTTGGGCGAGGTGATGGCGCAGTACGAGGGCATCCCGGCCGACGACCCCCGGCTCGAACCGTACTGGGCGCTGGCGGAGGAGCTGGACGTGCCCGTCGCCATCCACCTGGGAGCGGGCGGCCCGGCGGACCCCTACTTCGGGAGCCCCGGCTACCGGGCGCGCGACAGCAGCCCGCTGCGCATGGAAGAGGTGCTGGTCCGGCACCCGCGCCTCCGGGTCTACCTCATGCACGCGGGCTACCCCTTCGTGGACGACCTCCGCGCGCTCCTCTTCAGCCACCCCCAGGTCTACGTCGACGTCGGCAGCATCGTCTACACCGAGCCGCGGGCGGCCTTCTACCGGTTCCTCCAGGAGGTCGTCGAGGCGGGCTACGGGGACCGGGTGATGTTCGGCTCCGACCAGATGATCTGGCCCGGCATCATCGGGCCGTCGGTCCGAGCCATTGAGGACGCGCCGTTCCTGAGCGAGGTGCAGAAGCGGGACCTCTTCTACCACAACGCGGCGCGCTTCCTCCGGCTCGACCCGGAGACCGTCGCCCGCCACCACGCTCGCTAG
- a CDS encoding amidohydrolase: MRHALASTRHPALAIALLVFAACTAPLPAAQQPAVEPSPASPTLILHHAVVFTADPARPYAEAVAIAGERVVAVGTDAEVRALAGPETEVLDLGGRLVVPGLNDAHVHVGPWPEGMHSLGLSGRAEPSWAAVLDSVRAAAARIPAGTWLQGSIGGDALDAPAAGRFALDAVAPSHPVMLTGWTGHGLILNTAALNALGFSLTEPDRPGGLFGRVAGTDTLDGRLWEYPQLDVVRRLSDPLTRADAVATYRAFADQMVRWGVTSVQQMENDRPLAETLAALAEADVPLRWGVFAWPMPLRSVDEPRPDATRPAGLPARVRVLGTKWMLDGTPVERGAALRQPYADRPDWAGRLNFTDVELRAILQSARDRDDQTAFHIVGDATLDRVMDVMEDLAPAETWRARRVRIEHGEGLAPDLLPRAAALGMVLVQNPLHFAIPDVMAARYGADRLPEVQLLRSAAEAGVPVALGADAGGSGRNPWLNLMLATLHPVNPSEALSREAALVAYTRGSAVAEHAETDKGTLAPGMLADLAVLSQNVLDVPPDALPDTESVLAVIGGVIVYRTLP; this comes from the coding sequence ATGAGACACGCCCTCGCTTCGACGCGTCACCCGGCGCTCGCTATCGCGCTGCTCGTCTTCGCCGCCTGCACCGCTCCGCTCCCCGCCGCGCAGCAGCCAGCGGTGGAGCCCTCCCCTGCGTCCCCGACGCTCATCCTCCACCACGCCGTCGTGTTCACGGCCGACCCGGCGCGGCCGTATGCCGAGGCCGTCGCCATCGCCGGCGAGCGCGTCGTGGCCGTCGGCACCGACGCCGAGGTGCGGGCGCTGGCGGGGCCGGAGACCGAGGTGCTCGACCTCGGGGGGCGGCTCGTCGTGCCCGGCCTCAACGACGCGCACGTCCACGTCGGCCCCTGGCCGGAGGGGATGCACTCCCTCGGGCTGAGCGGGAGGGCCGAGCCCTCGTGGGCCGCCGTCCTCGACTCGGTGCGGGCGGCCGCCGCACGCATACCCGCCGGGACGTGGCTCCAGGGCAGCATCGGTGGGGACGCGCTGGACGCCCCGGCCGCCGGCCGCTTCGCCCTCGACGCGGTCGCGCCCTCCCACCCGGTGATGCTCACGGGCTGGACCGGCCACGGGCTGATCCTGAACACGGCGGCGCTGAATGCCCTCGGCTTCTCGCTGACCGAGCCCGACCGTCCCGGCGGCCTCTTCGGCCGCGTGGCCGGGACCGACACGCTCGACGGGCGGCTGTGGGAGTACCCCCAACTCGACGTCGTCCGCCGTCTGAGCGACCCGCTGACGCGCGCCGACGCCGTCGCCACCTACCGCGCGTTCGCCGACCAGATGGTGCGCTGGGGCGTGACGTCGGTGCAGCAGATGGAGAACGACCGGCCCCTCGCGGAGACGCTCGCCGCGCTCGCCGAGGCCGACGTGCCGCTCCGCTGGGGCGTCTTCGCGTGGCCGATGCCGCTCCGCTCGGTCGACGAGCCGCGCCCCGACGCGACGCGCCCGGCCGGGCTGCCCGCCCGCGTCCGCGTGCTCGGCACCAAGTGGATGCTCGACGGCACGCCCGTCGAGCGCGGCGCCGCGCTCCGCCAGCCGTACGCCGACCGGCCGGACTGGGCCGGGCGTCTCAACTTTACCGACGTCGAGCTGCGGGCGATCCTCCAGAGCGCGCGCGACCGCGACGACCAGACGGCCTTCCACATCGTCGGCGACGCGACGCTCGATCGGGTGATGGACGTGATGGAGGACCTGGCGCCGGCCGAGACGTGGCGCGCCCGACGCGTCCGCATCGAGCACGGCGAGGGGTTGGCGCCCGACCTGCTGCCGCGCGCGGCGGCCCTCGGGATGGTGCTCGTCCAGAACCCCCTCCACTTCGCCATCCCGGACGTGATGGCCGCGCGCTATGGCGCCGACCGCCTGCCCGAGGTCCAGCTCCTCCGCAGCGCCGCCGAGGCGGGCGTGCCCGTCGCCCTCGGGGCCGACGCCGGCGGATCGGGCCGGAACCCGTGGCTCAACCTGATGCTGGCGACGCTCCACCCCGTGAATCCCTCCGAGGCGCTCTCGCGCGAGGCGGCCCTCGTGGCCTACACCCGGGGGAGCGCCGTCGCCGAGCACGCCGAGACCGACAAGGGGACGCTCGCGCCGGGGATGCTGGCCGACCTCGCCGTCCTCTCGCAGAACGTCCTGGATGTACCGCCCGACGCCCTCCCCGACACGGAGAGCGTGCTGGCGGTCATCGGGGGCGTGATCGTCTACCGCACCCTGCCCTGA
- the gcvP gene encoding aminomethyl-transferring glycine dehydrogenase, giving the protein METLARTAAHPDRFSDRHLGPSRDERAEMLDLLGFDSLDALSDAAVPNDIQLDRALDLPDARSERELLDELAGLAALNETTRSYLGLGYHGTVLPPVIQRNVLENPGWYTQYTPYQAEIAQGRLEALLNFQTVVSDLTGLPIANASLLDEGTAAAEAMTLFAGAHRGKRSTFVVDARCHPQTIAVVQMRAEPVGIDVVVTDALEAEVGDDTIGVLVQYPTTDGEVVDYAGLGERVHEAGGYLAVATDLLALTLIEAPGAWGADVALGSSQRFGVPMGFGGPHAAFFATTDGFARKIPGRIIGVSQDRHGETALRMALQTREQHIRREKATSNICTAQVLLANIAGFYAVYHGPEGLTRIAEYVHGQTRRLAEALEAAGHEVLHDAFFDTLRVRTADGLDAVAVARDEFDINLRRYDDGTVGVALDETVTDEDLADLVDAFGGTMLPEAEDLAEYDGPLARQSGFLDHPTFSSYHAEHEMLRYLKRLENKDLSLVHSMIPLGSCTMKLNATAEMMPVTFPGFANVHPFAPDDQTEGYEEIVDTLEEWLAEITGFDAVSLQPNSGAMGEYAGLLTIRAYHRAQGDDQRTVCLIPTSAHGTNPASAVMAGMDVVAVKVTDEGEVDMDDLRAKAEAHADKLAALMITYPSTHGVFERTIRQIADVVHEAGGLVYMDGANMNAQVGLCRPGDYGMDVCHLNLHKTFAIPHGGGGPGMGPIGVVEKLQPFLPGHPVVPTGGDEAIGPVAAAPYGSALVLLISWAYIAMMGAEGLKKASQVAILNANYMAKRLEGHYDVLYRGPNGYVAHEFILDVRPFQKSGVSAEDIAKRLIDYGFHAPTMSWPVAGTLMIEPTESESKAELDRFCDAMIAIRTEIQEVELGTADADDNVLKMAPHTVEEVTADAWSHPYTRQQAAWPAEWSRVQKFWPAVGRVDNAFGDRNLVCSCPPMEDYA; this is encoded by the coding sequence ATGGAGACGCTCGCCCGCACCGCCGCCCACCCCGACCGCTTCTCGGATCGCCACCTCGGGCCCTCTCGGGACGAGCGCGCTGAGATGCTCGACCTCCTCGGGTTCGACTCGCTCGACGCCCTGAGCGACGCCGCCGTCCCGAACGACATCCAGCTCGACCGCGCGCTCGACCTGCCGGACGCCCGCTCCGAGCGCGAGCTGCTCGACGAGCTCGCCGGCCTCGCCGCGCTCAACGAGACGACGCGGAGCTACCTCGGCCTCGGCTACCACGGGACGGTCCTCCCGCCGGTCATCCAGCGGAACGTGCTCGAGAATCCGGGCTGGTACACGCAGTACACGCCGTACCAGGCCGAGATCGCGCAGGGGCGGCTGGAGGCGCTCCTCAACTTCCAGACGGTCGTGAGCGACCTCACGGGTCTGCCGATCGCCAACGCGTCGCTCCTCGACGAGGGTACGGCCGCGGCCGAGGCGATGACGCTGTTCGCCGGCGCCCACCGCGGCAAGCGCTCGACGTTCGTGGTCGACGCGCGGTGCCACCCCCAGACGATCGCCGTCGTGCAGATGCGGGCGGAGCCCGTCGGGATCGACGTCGTGGTGACCGACGCCCTCGAGGCCGAGGTCGGCGACGACACGATCGGCGTGCTCGTCCAGTACCCGACGACCGACGGCGAGGTCGTCGACTACGCCGGCCTCGGGGAGCGGGTGCACGAGGCCGGCGGGTACCTCGCCGTGGCGACCGACCTCCTGGCGCTGACGCTCATCGAGGCACCGGGCGCCTGGGGCGCCGACGTGGCGCTCGGGTCGAGCCAGCGGTTCGGCGTGCCGATGGGCTTCGGCGGGCCGCACGCGGCGTTCTTCGCCACCACCGACGGGTTCGCACGCAAGATCCCGGGCCGCATCATCGGCGTGAGCCAGGACCGCCACGGCGAGACGGCGCTCCGGATGGCGCTCCAGACGCGCGAGCAGCACATCCGCCGCGAGAAGGCGACCTCGAACATCTGCACGGCGCAGGTCCTCCTCGCCAACATCGCCGGCTTCTACGCGGTCTACCACGGGCCCGAGGGGCTGACGCGGATCGCCGAGTACGTCCACGGCCAGACGCGGCGCCTCGCGGAGGCGCTGGAGGCCGCCGGTCACGAGGTGCTCCACGACGCGTTTTTCGACACCCTCCGCGTCCGGACCGCCGACGGGCTCGACGCCGTGGCCGTCGCCCGCGACGAGTTCGACATCAACCTCCGGCGCTACGACGACGGGACCGTCGGCGTCGCGCTCGACGAGACGGTCACCGATGAGGACCTCGCCGACCTCGTCGACGCCTTTGGCGGCACGATGCTGCCCGAGGCGGAGGACCTCGCCGAGTACGACGGCCCGCTCGCCCGCCAGTCGGGCTTCCTGGACCACCCGACGTTCTCGAGCTACCACGCCGAGCACGAGATGCTCCGCTACCTCAAGCGGCTCGAGAACAAGGACCTCTCGCTCGTCCACAGCATGATCCCGCTCGGGTCGTGCACGATGAAGCTGAACGCGACGGCCGAGATGATGCCGGTCACGTTCCCCGGCTTCGCCAACGTCCACCCGTTCGCGCCGGACGACCAGACGGAGGGTTACGAGGAGATCGTCGACACGCTCGAGGAGTGGCTCGCCGAGATCACCGGGTTCGACGCCGTCTCGCTCCAGCCCAACTCGGGCGCGATGGGCGAGTACGCCGGCCTCCTCACGATCCGCGCCTACCACCGCGCGCAGGGCGACGACCAGCGGACCGTCTGCCTCATCCCGACGTCGGCGCACGGCACGAACCCGGCCTCGGCGGTCATGGCCGGCATGGACGTCGTGGCCGTCAAGGTGACCGACGAGGGGGAGGTCGACATGGACGACCTCCGCGCCAAGGCCGAGGCCCACGCGGACAAGCTGGCGGCGCTCATGATCACGTACCCGAGCACGCACGGCGTCTTCGAGCGGACGATCCGGCAGATCGCCGACGTGGTCCACGAGGCGGGTGGGCTCGTCTACATGGACGGGGCCAACATGAACGCGCAGGTCGGGCTCTGCCGGCCCGGCGACTACGGGATGGACGTGTGCCACCTCAACCTGCACAAGACGTTCGCCATCCCGCACGGCGGCGGCGGCCCCGGCATGGGCCCGATCGGCGTGGTCGAGAAACTCCAGCCGTTCCTTCCCGGCCACCCCGTCGTGCCGACGGGGGGCGACGAGGCGATCGGGCCGGTCGCGGCGGCGCCCTACGGGAGCGCCCTCGTGCTGCTGATCTCGTGGGCCTACATCGCGATGATGGGCGCCGAGGGCCTGAAGAAGGCGTCGCAGGTCGCGATCCTGAACGCCAACTACATGGCGAAGCGGCTGGAGGGCCACTACGACGTGCTCTACCGCGGGCCGAATGGGTACGTCGCGCACGAGTTCATCCTCGACGTCCGCCCGTTCCAGAAGTCGGGCGTCTCCGCGGAGGACATCGCTAAGCGCCTCATCGACTACGGCTTCCACGCACCGACGATGAGCTGGCCGGTCGCGGGCACGCTCATGATCGAGCCGACCGAGTCGGAATCGAAGGCGGAGCTCGACCGGTTCTGCGACGCCATGATCGCGATCCGCACCGAGATCCAAGAGGTCGAGCTCGGCACCGCCGACGCCGACGACAACGTGCTCAAGATGGCGCCGCACACGGTCGAGGAGGTCACGGCCGACGCGTGGTCGCACCCCTACACCCGCCAGCAGGCCGCCTGGCCGGCGGAGTGGTCGCGGGTCCAAAAGTTCTGGCCGGCGGTCGGCCGTGTCGACAACGCCTTCGGCGACCGGAACCTCGTGTGCTCGTGCCCGCCGATGGAGGACTACGCCTGA
- a CDS encoding selenium-binding family protein, whose protein sequence is MFVWTGDAERTDSDFLAVLDADPASPTYGAVVTTLAVDAAGTDPHHTDHQMPPDGVLWANGFGSGDVFRFDLRDPRAPRLLGRFVVDGPFMHPHSVARLADGRVLATLQMRGHANAEAGALVELDAEGHLLRASDAADPDADPFIRPYSLAVVPALDRVVTTSADMHATEPSHVVQVWRLGDLSRVATVRLPPGPRGDEGVDPAEPRVLADGRTVLVSTFSCDLYRLDDLDTDAPSADFVHGFAGTNCALPVVAGRYWVQTVPDEHALVALDVSDPARPREAGRLTLAETDGPHWIALDPGGTRIVISGGGGTLERRVLLATLDPATGALALDDRFRDAGASAPGVSFDRAGWSHGATGPAIPHGAVFSRPAYE, encoded by the coding sequence GTGTTCGTTTGGACCGGCGACGCCGAGCGGACCGACTCCGACTTCCTCGCCGTCCTCGACGCCGACCCGGCCTCCCCGACCTACGGCGCCGTCGTCACGACGCTGGCGGTCGACGCCGCGGGGACGGATCCGCACCACACCGACCACCAGATGCCGCCCGATGGCGTGCTCTGGGCCAACGGCTTCGGGAGCGGCGACGTGTTCCGGTTCGACCTCCGGGACCCGCGCGCGCCGCGCCTGCTCGGTCGGTTCGTGGTCGACGGCCCGTTCATGCACCCGCACAGTGTCGCACGGCTGGCGGACGGCCGCGTGCTGGCGACGCTCCAGATGCGCGGCCACGCCAACGCCGAGGCGGGCGCGCTCGTGGAGTTGGACGCCGAGGGCCATCTGCTCCGGGCCTCCGATGCCGCGGACCCCGACGCCGACCCGTTCATCCGCCCATACAGCCTCGCCGTGGTCCCGGCGCTCGACCGCGTGGTGACGACCAGCGCGGACATGCACGCGACCGAGCCGAGCCACGTCGTCCAGGTGTGGCGGCTGGGCGACCTGAGCCGCGTGGCGACGGTCCGCCTCCCGCCCGGCCCGCGCGGCGACGAGGGCGTGGACCCGGCCGAGCCCCGGGTGCTCGCCGACGGCCGGACGGTCCTCGTGTCCACGTTCTCATGCGACCTCTACCGCCTCGACGATCTCGACACCGACGCGCCCTCGGCCGACTTCGTCCACGGCTTCGCTGGGACGAACTGCGCGCTGCCGGTCGTGGCGGGGCGCTACTGGGTGCAGACGGTCCCGGACGAGCACGCGCTCGTCGCCCTCGACGTGTCCGACCCCGCCCGCCCGCGCGAGGCCGGGCGGCTGACGCTGGCAGAGACGGACGGGCCGCACTGGATCGCGCTCGACCCGGGCGGCACGCGGATCGTGATCAGCGGCGGCGGCGGCACGCTGGAGCGCCGCGTGCTCCTCGCCACGCTCGACCCGGCGACGGGCGCCCTCGCCCTCGACGACCGCTTCCGCGACGCGGGCGCCAGCGCCCCGGGCGTCTCCTTCGACCGGGCCGGCTGGTCACACGGGGCGACCGGCCCGGCCATCCCTCACGGCGCCGTGTTCAGCCGTCCAGCCTACGAATAG
- a CDS encoding AraC family transcriptional regulator — protein sequence MPLTEPTDPFAEPQSFRLDSDALPAALRPYLREIAEQAMPEPMEPVSFALSATTLPNLNVTLEGRGHVVMPPAYGGRTVPLDPFSLAGPQVHPVVVEVASALRGMDVLFSPVGPFALLGVVDYRLSPDGPPPLHEVVRPDLAEEVQAWRDDVLAAPSAGTPPAEAFAARAARIVAFLEARLDDVPREADFLGRAVDAVEAAEGVIGMAALAREMGVSTATLRRRFAVIGLPLKRFSAVVRFRHAHLFLATTPGATCADAVHRFGYADQAHLVREHRRFSGAPPTRWSIADRSFDRLGGPPDA from the coding sequence ATGCCGTTGACCGAGCCGACCGATCCGTTCGCGGAGCCCCAGAGCTTTCGTCTGGATTCGGACGCCCTCCCGGCGGCGCTCCGGCCCTACCTCCGCGAGATCGCCGAGCAGGCGATGCCGGAGCCGATGGAGCCGGTCTCCTTCGCCCTGAGCGCGACGACCCTACCGAACCTCAACGTCACGCTGGAGGGACGCGGCCACGTCGTGATGCCGCCTGCGTACGGCGGACGGACCGTTCCGCTCGACCCGTTCTCGCTGGCGGGCCCTCAGGTACACCCCGTCGTCGTGGAGGTGGCCTCGGCCCTGCGGGGGATGGACGTCCTGTTCTCGCCGGTGGGGCCGTTCGCGCTCCTCGGCGTGGTGGACTACCGGCTCTCGCCCGACGGGCCGCCGCCGCTCCACGAGGTCGTCCGCCCCGACTTGGCGGAGGAGGTTCAGGCGTGGCGTGACGACGTCCTCGCGGCGCCTTCCGCGGGGACCCCACCGGCCGAGGCGTTCGCCGCCCGGGCCGCGCGGATCGTCGCGTTTCTCGAGGCGCGGCTGGACGACGTGCCGCGCGAGGCCGACTTCCTGGGCCGGGCGGTTGACGCCGTCGAGGCCGCCGAGGGGGTGATCGGGATGGCGGCCCTGGCTAGGGAGATGGGCGTGAGCACGGCCACGCTCCGTCGACGCTTCGCCGTCATCGGCCTGCCCCTCAAGCGGTTCTCGGCCGTCGTGAGATTCCGCCACGCCCACCTCTTCCTTGCCACGACGCCGGGCGCGACCTGCGCCGACGCCGTCCACCGCTTCGGCTACGCCGACCAGGCGCACCTCGTCCGCGAGCACCGGCGGTTCTCGGGGGCCCCGCCGACGCGCTGGTCCATCGCCGACCGCTCGTTCGACCGCCTCGGAGGGCCGCCCGACGCGTGA